In Rhodamnia argentea isolate NSW1041297 chromosome 4, ASM2092103v1, whole genome shotgun sequence, the following proteins share a genomic window:
- the LOC115750030 gene encoding protein EMBRYONIC FLOWER 1 isoform X2: MESFTQIESISIDLLGVAGKSNTKCEHFSIRKYVSGMRQKESKLCWPFKLEKDTLEVPKDMLPPLDVPKFRWWKCQTCIPDICVDSTPAEKAIDDSGFKCKCESARTNLLSQSQTATVASDFQQITNVGIASTGKSNATILPQSNGNDVCAPLYSKEKKDKEDQTCTLISKEVGVSQGKGTDAHGIHVNAESVLNQSNGNRSLHLSMLDCGVHEVVGRASSSEIIQLGKQPSNPDSVKVANGSEYGGVGLIDGVDDAITVQEKKHPSEELDEQDCPSSDSGDLSEDYFHAKTVGLRRRRYRKIRLLTDLLGKDDNTHPDQTRKVNAPCLATCDESVKIGTASATNCPMAAPDNVKKVFKKRKRSLPFDPDSKPMDSMTPSQESGKEIVFKDGAGNSSAIAESQIEDSELARMDSQTVRKNHWAKHKEDAVIRATIKKKKKNHVTEDYFLYKSGQIGAKPADVMFSFGHETSADAAREMNSFLFPVSKNERSLLCKDKTEMSQENGGQVSVAPPSSNPNPSRGMFMRTDSGVMQASPPPFWFIPTSDASVENRSHVSSKSCLLPPKVDKAYATQFGVASSFHWLEGAREDSLMLRNREARQIEPKRPSRCGSDAFLNKGVHDVISKGSTHKIPKVQTEKQNHALNLENSFCYMKPQMDISGTSNREKATKSHEFSATMKQYHDEKSVKASEQTTVDDIPMEIVELMAKNQYERSLDGAGKNKLLPRTSKSIDSGSSRIVKECRNRELNLSQKESIPKRQIHSGNPRSVVVGKDFRSPMQKFVQDSSCPITNYATVGHVEGTPNTARHVMFSQDQGKSAKVRVCVTDPSRQGTNLNGTLNEDISRNKPSDTNFEHLQAPSRTHIPQQGDEPVHLSSSMMPTHMPFVYTIPPDGGLHSNHMDVQSYRPKTPPKVDMSWSQDPRLFSFSATNLEKPSKDFHFDSFSRTCVENPYASRHKGIEVENGYDSFDFRSNETIPAMHLLSLMHAGPSSGQNIDLGGNDRFSKYPSFPRGYHSREIPGRALSLHKPSDLLKCSSSGYCPTNFLPGRYHEHSAVPIVSASASFVQPDKFLGGDDEGRVRLPLKVRDKGKRKFSDLAGPTGGSTFSNRYPGMSDRGNLCRKSGNFFGMPNPRNFSLHEENSGMAKIDTHNRSETTWPPRCSSKPGICTINRNPADFSMPEAGNIYTIGRNDLKFEKKFRFPQKSGLANLDGLKEKSSMRLTGGFRIPQHQLG, from the exons ATGGAATCGTTCACCCAAATTGAATCAATATCAATAGATCTTCTTGGAGTTGCTGGAAAAAGTAATACTAAGTGTGAGCACTTCTCAATCCG TAAATATGTTTCTGGGATGCGGCAAAAAGAAAGTAAGCTATGTTGGCCGTTCAAATTGGAGAAAGACACCTTAGAAGTGCCAAAAGACATGCTTCCACCACTAGATGTTCCGAAATTCAGATGGTGGAAATGCCAAACTTGCATTCCGGATATATGCGTTGATTCCACTCCTGCTGAAAAAGCCATTGATGATTCTGGTTTTAAATGCAAATGCGAGAGTGCCAGAACCAATCTGTTGAGCCAAAGTCAAACTGCAACTGTTGCCTCTGATTTTCAGCAGATAACGAATGTAGGCATTGCCAGCACAGGAAAATCCAATGCTACTATTTTACCTCAAAGTAATGGCAATGACGTTTGTGCTCCATTATATTCTaaggagaaaaaagacaaagaagatcAGACTTGCACTCTAATCTCCAAAG AAGTTGGCGTCAGCCAGGGAAAGGGAACGGATGCACATGGCA TACATGTCAATGCTGAATCAGTACTTAACCAGTCAAACGGCAATCGGTCTCTTCATTTGTCCATGCTAGATTGTGGAGTTCATGAAGTTGTTGGCCGTGCAAGTTCTTCCGAAATCATTCAATTGGGGAAACAACCATCTAATCCCGATTCTGTGAAGGTGGCTAATGGCTCTGAGTATGGTGGGGTTGGATTGATTGATGGTGTGGATGATGCTATCACAGTTCAAGAGAAGAAACATCCTTCAGAAGAGCTAGATGAACAAGACTGCCCATCATCTGACAGTGGTGACCTCTCCGAGGattattttcatgctaaaaccgTTGGTTTACGTCGTAGAAGATATCGGAAAATACGTCTGCTAACCGACTTGTTGGGTAAGGATGACAATACGCATCCAGATCAAACCCGGAAAGTAAATGCTCCTTGTCTTGCTACATGCGATGAGTCTGTGAAGATAGGTACAGCATCTGCGACAAATTGTCCAATGGCGGCCCCTGACAATGTGAAAAAGGTTTttaagaaaaggaagaggagtTTGCCTTTTGATCCGGACAGCAAGCCGATGGATTCTATGACTCCTAGCCAGGAAAGCGGGAAAGAAATTGTCTTCAAAGATGGTGCTGGGAATTCCAGTGCTATTGCTGAGTCTCAAATTGAAGACAGTGAACTTGCTAGAATGGATTCACAAACTGTCAGAAAGAATCATTGGGCTAAACACAAGGAGGATGCAGTAATACGTGCAACcattaagaagaaaaagaagaaccatGTTACGGAAGATTATTTCCTCTATAAATCTGGACAGATCGGGGCCAAACCAGCTGATGTCATGTTTTCGTTTGGACATGAGACATCTGCAGATGCAGCCAGAGAAATGaactctttccttttccctgtGTCGAAGAATGAAAGAAGTTTGCTTTGCAAGGACAAGACAGAAATGTCTCAAGAAAATGGTGGCCAGGTTTCAGTGGCTCCTCCTAGCAGTAATCCCAATCCTTCAAGAGGTATGTTTATGAGGACAGACTCTGGAGTTATGCAAGCCAGTCCTCCACCTTTTTGGTTCATTCCCACCAGTGATGCTTCTGTAGAAAATAGATCCCATGTTTCTTCCAAAAGCTGTTTGCTTCCTCCCAAAGTTGACAAAGCATATGCCACTCAATTCGGTGTGGCTTCTTCATTCCATTGGCTGGAAGGTGCTCGAGAAGATTCTCTTATGCTCAGAAATAGGGAAGCCAGACAGATTGAGCCAAAGCGTCCTTCTAGATGTGGATCAGATGCTTTTTTGAATAAAGGAGTCCATGATGTCATTAGCAAGGGATCCACCCATAAGATTCCTAAAGTTCAGACTGAGAAGCAAAACCATGCCTTGAATTTAGAGAACTCATTTTGTTATATGAAGCCACAAATG GATATTTCTGGGACAAGTAACAGAGAGAAAGCCACTAAATCTCATGAGTTCTCTGCAACTATGAAGCAATATCATGATGAAAAATCTGTTAAAGCTTCTGAGCAGACAACTGTAGATGACATACCAATGGAAATTGTTGAACTCATGGCAAAAAATCAATATGAAAGGTCTTTAGATGGTGCAGGAAAAAATAAACTCCTGCCAAGAACAAGTAAGTCAATAGATTCCGGGAGTTCAAGGATTGTGAAGGAATGTAGAAACAGGGAGCTGAACTTATCGCAAAAAGAAAGCATTCCGAAGAGGCAAATTCACTCTGGAAATCCCCGAAGTGTTGTTGTTGGAAAAGATTTCAGATCGCCCATGCAAAAGTTTGTTCAGGACTCTTCTTGCCCAATCACAAATTATGCAACTGTTGGCCATGTAGAAGGAACTCCTAATACTGCAAGGCATGTGATGTTTTCCCAGGACCAAGGAAAGTCAGCTAAGGTCCGAGTATGTGTTACGGATCCTTCGAGGCAGGGTACTAATTTGAACGGCACATTGAATGAGGATATTTCCAGAAACAAACCCTCTGATACTAATTTTGAGCATTTACAAGCACCTAGCAGAACCCATATTCCACAACAAGGTGACGAACCGGTTCATCTGTCGTCATCCATGATGCCAACCCACATGCCCTTTGTGTACACTATCCCCCCAGATGGGGGACTTCACTCTAATCATATGGATGTTCAATCATATCGCCCCAAAACCCCACCTAAGGTGGACATGAGCTGGAGTCAGGATCCAAGATTATTTAGCTTCAGTGCTACAAACCTTGAGAAGCCGAGTAAGGACTTTCATTTTGATTCTTTCAGCAGAACATGTGTGGAGAACCCGTATGCATCGAGACATAAGGGAATCGAGGTTGAAAATGGATATGACTCATTTGATTTTCGTTCTAATGAAACTATACCAGCTATGCATTTACTCAGTCTCATGCATGCGGGGCCTAGTTCTGGTCAAAACATTGATTTGGGTGGAAATGACAGGTTCTCGAAATATCCTTCCTTTCCACGTGGGTATCATTCGAGGGAAATTCCTGGGCGGGCATTGAGTCTACACAAGCCGTCCGATTTGttgaaatgctcttcttcaGGTTACTGTCCTACAAATTTTCTTCCAGGAAGATACCATGAACATTCTGCTGTTCCAATCGTGAGTGCATCTGCTTCCTTTGTTCAACCTGATAAATTTTTGGGGGGGGATGATGAAGGTAGAGTGCGTCTCCCTCTCAAGGTTCGTgataaaggaaagagaaaattttctgATCTAGCTGGACCGACTGGAGGCTCTACATTCTCTAACCGTTATCCAGGAATGAGTGACAGAGGCAATCTCTGTCGTAAATCAGGGAATTTCTTTGGCATGCCGAATCCTAGGAATTTCTCACTGCATGAAGAAAACTCTGGAATGGCCAAAATTGACACCCATAATAGAAGTGAAACCACTTGGCCTCCAAGATGCAGTTCTAAGCCGGGAATTTGCACGATTAATCGAAACCCTGCGGACTTTAGCATGCCAGAAGCAGGAAATATCTACACAATCGGACGTAAtgacctaaaatttgaaaagaaattccGATTTCCACAAAAGTCTGGCCTAGCTAATTTGGACGGTTTGAAAGAAAAGAGTAGCATGAGGCTTACTGGTGGATTTAGAATTCCCCAGCATCAACTTGGTTGA
- the LOC115750030 gene encoding protein EMBRYONIC FLOWER 1 isoform X3 produces MESFTQIESISIDLLGVAGKSNTKCEHFSIRKYVSGMRQKESKLCWPFKLEKDTLEVPKDMLPPLDVPKFRWWKCQTCIPDICVDSTPAEKAIDDSGFKCKCESARTNLLSQSQTATVASDFQQITNVGIASTGKSNATILPQSNGNDVCAPLYSKEKKDKEDQTCTLISKEVGVSQGKGTDAHGTDCGVHEVVGRASSSEIIQLGKQPSNPDSVKVANGSEYGGVGLIDGVDDAITVQEKKHPSEELDEQDCPSSDSGDLSEDYFHAKTVGLRRRRYRKIRLLTDLLGKDDNTHPDQTRKVNAPCLATCDESVKIGTASATNCPMAAPDNVKKVFKKRKRSLPFDPDSKPMDSMTPSQESGKEIVFKDGAGNSSAIAESQIEDSELARMDSQTVRKNHWAKHKEDAVIRATIKKKKKNHVTEDYFLYKSGQIGAKPADVMFSFGHETSADAAREMNSFLFPVSKNERSLLCKDKTEMSQENGGQVSVAPPSSNPNPSRGMFMRTDSGVMQASPPPFWFIPTSDASVENRSHVSSKSCLLPPKVDKAYATQFGVASSFHWLEGAREDSLMLRNREARQIEPKRPSRCGSDAFLNKGVHDVISKGSTHKIPKVQTEKQNHALNLENSFCYMKPQMQDISGTSNREKATKSHEFSATMKQYHDEKSVKASEQTTVDDIPMEIVELMAKNQYERSLDGAGKNKLLPRTSKSIDSGSSRIVKECRNRELNLSQKESIPKRQIHSGNPRSVVVGKDFRSPMQKFVQDSSCPITNYATVGHVEGTPNTARHVMFSQDQGKSAKVRVCVTDPSRQGTNLNGTLNEDISRNKPSDTNFEHLQAPSRTHIPQQGDEPVHLSSSMMPTHMPFVYTIPPDGGLHSNHMDVQSYRPKTPPKVDMSWSQDPRLFSFSATNLEKPSKDFHFDSFSRTCVENPYASRHKGIEVENGYDSFDFRSNETIPAMHLLSLMHAGPSSGQNIDLGGNDRFSKYPSFPRGYHSREIPGRALSLHKPSDLLKCSSSGYCPTNFLPGRYHEHSAVPIVSASASFVQPDKFLGGDDEGRVRLPLKVRDKGKRKFSDLAGPTGGSTFSNRYPGMSDRGNLCRKSGNFFGMPNPRNFSLHEENSGMAKIDTHNRSETTWPPRCSSKPGICTINRNPADFSMPEAGNIYTIGRNDLKFEKKFRFPQKSGLANLDGLKEKSSMRLTGGFRIPQHQLG; encoded by the exons ATGGAATCGTTCACCCAAATTGAATCAATATCAATAGATCTTCTTGGAGTTGCTGGAAAAAGTAATACTAAGTGTGAGCACTTCTCAATCCG TAAATATGTTTCTGGGATGCGGCAAAAAGAAAGTAAGCTATGTTGGCCGTTCAAATTGGAGAAAGACACCTTAGAAGTGCCAAAAGACATGCTTCCACCACTAGATGTTCCGAAATTCAGATGGTGGAAATGCCAAACTTGCATTCCGGATATATGCGTTGATTCCACTCCTGCTGAAAAAGCCATTGATGATTCTGGTTTTAAATGCAAATGCGAGAGTGCCAGAACCAATCTGTTGAGCCAAAGTCAAACTGCAACTGTTGCCTCTGATTTTCAGCAGATAACGAATGTAGGCATTGCCAGCACAGGAAAATCCAATGCTACTATTTTACCTCAAAGTAATGGCAATGACGTTTGTGCTCCATTATATTCTaaggagaaaaaagacaaagaagatcAGACTTGCACTCTAATCTCCAAAG AAGTTGGCGTCAGCCAGGGAAAGGGAACGGATGCACATGGCACAG ATTGTGGAGTTCATGAAGTTGTTGGCCGTGCAAGTTCTTCCGAAATCATTCAATTGGGGAAACAACCATCTAATCCCGATTCTGTGAAGGTGGCTAATGGCTCTGAGTATGGTGGGGTTGGATTGATTGATGGTGTGGATGATGCTATCACAGTTCAAGAGAAGAAACATCCTTCAGAAGAGCTAGATGAACAAGACTGCCCATCATCTGACAGTGGTGACCTCTCCGAGGattattttcatgctaaaaccgTTGGTTTACGTCGTAGAAGATATCGGAAAATACGTCTGCTAACCGACTTGTTGGGTAAGGATGACAATACGCATCCAGATCAAACCCGGAAAGTAAATGCTCCTTGTCTTGCTACATGCGATGAGTCTGTGAAGATAGGTACAGCATCTGCGACAAATTGTCCAATGGCGGCCCCTGACAATGTGAAAAAGGTTTttaagaaaaggaagaggagtTTGCCTTTTGATCCGGACAGCAAGCCGATGGATTCTATGACTCCTAGCCAGGAAAGCGGGAAAGAAATTGTCTTCAAAGATGGTGCTGGGAATTCCAGTGCTATTGCTGAGTCTCAAATTGAAGACAGTGAACTTGCTAGAATGGATTCACAAACTGTCAGAAAGAATCATTGGGCTAAACACAAGGAGGATGCAGTAATACGTGCAACcattaagaagaaaaagaagaaccatGTTACGGAAGATTATTTCCTCTATAAATCTGGACAGATCGGGGCCAAACCAGCTGATGTCATGTTTTCGTTTGGACATGAGACATCTGCAGATGCAGCCAGAGAAATGaactctttccttttccctgtGTCGAAGAATGAAAGAAGTTTGCTTTGCAAGGACAAGACAGAAATGTCTCAAGAAAATGGTGGCCAGGTTTCAGTGGCTCCTCCTAGCAGTAATCCCAATCCTTCAAGAGGTATGTTTATGAGGACAGACTCTGGAGTTATGCAAGCCAGTCCTCCACCTTTTTGGTTCATTCCCACCAGTGATGCTTCTGTAGAAAATAGATCCCATGTTTCTTCCAAAAGCTGTTTGCTTCCTCCCAAAGTTGACAAAGCATATGCCACTCAATTCGGTGTGGCTTCTTCATTCCATTGGCTGGAAGGTGCTCGAGAAGATTCTCTTATGCTCAGAAATAGGGAAGCCAGACAGATTGAGCCAAAGCGTCCTTCTAGATGTGGATCAGATGCTTTTTTGAATAAAGGAGTCCATGATGTCATTAGCAAGGGATCCACCCATAAGATTCCTAAAGTTCAGACTGAGAAGCAAAACCATGCCTTGAATTTAGAGAACTCATTTTGTTATATGAAGCCACAAATG CAGGATATTTCTGGGACAAGTAACAGAGAGAAAGCCACTAAATCTCATGAGTTCTCTGCAACTATGAAGCAATATCATGATGAAAAATCTGTTAAAGCTTCTGAGCAGACAACTGTAGATGACATACCAATGGAAATTGTTGAACTCATGGCAAAAAATCAATATGAAAGGTCTTTAGATGGTGCAGGAAAAAATAAACTCCTGCCAAGAACAAGTAAGTCAATAGATTCCGGGAGTTCAAGGATTGTGAAGGAATGTAGAAACAGGGAGCTGAACTTATCGCAAAAAGAAAGCATTCCGAAGAGGCAAATTCACTCTGGAAATCCCCGAAGTGTTGTTGTTGGAAAAGATTTCAGATCGCCCATGCAAAAGTTTGTTCAGGACTCTTCTTGCCCAATCACAAATTATGCAACTGTTGGCCATGTAGAAGGAACTCCTAATACTGCAAGGCATGTGATGTTTTCCCAGGACCAAGGAAAGTCAGCTAAGGTCCGAGTATGTGTTACGGATCCTTCGAGGCAGGGTACTAATTTGAACGGCACATTGAATGAGGATATTTCCAGAAACAAACCCTCTGATACTAATTTTGAGCATTTACAAGCACCTAGCAGAACCCATATTCCACAACAAGGTGACGAACCGGTTCATCTGTCGTCATCCATGATGCCAACCCACATGCCCTTTGTGTACACTATCCCCCCAGATGGGGGACTTCACTCTAATCATATGGATGTTCAATCATATCGCCCCAAAACCCCACCTAAGGTGGACATGAGCTGGAGTCAGGATCCAAGATTATTTAGCTTCAGTGCTACAAACCTTGAGAAGCCGAGTAAGGACTTTCATTTTGATTCTTTCAGCAGAACATGTGTGGAGAACCCGTATGCATCGAGACATAAGGGAATCGAGGTTGAAAATGGATATGACTCATTTGATTTTCGTTCTAATGAAACTATACCAGCTATGCATTTACTCAGTCTCATGCATGCGGGGCCTAGTTCTGGTCAAAACATTGATTTGGGTGGAAATGACAGGTTCTCGAAATATCCTTCCTTTCCACGTGGGTATCATTCGAGGGAAATTCCTGGGCGGGCATTGAGTCTACACAAGCCGTCCGATTTGttgaaatgctcttcttcaGGTTACTGTCCTACAAATTTTCTTCCAGGAAGATACCATGAACATTCTGCTGTTCCAATCGTGAGTGCATCTGCTTCCTTTGTTCAACCTGATAAATTTTTGGGGGGGGATGATGAAGGTAGAGTGCGTCTCCCTCTCAAGGTTCGTgataaaggaaagagaaaattttctgATCTAGCTGGACCGACTGGAGGCTCTACATTCTCTAACCGTTATCCAGGAATGAGTGACAGAGGCAATCTCTGTCGTAAATCAGGGAATTTCTTTGGCATGCCGAATCCTAGGAATTTCTCACTGCATGAAGAAAACTCTGGAATGGCCAAAATTGACACCCATAATAGAAGTGAAACCACTTGGCCTCCAAGATGCAGTTCTAAGCCGGGAATTTGCACGATTAATCGAAACCCTGCGGACTTTAGCATGCCAGAAGCAGGAAATATCTACACAATCGGACGTAAtgacctaaaatttgaaaagaaattccGATTTCCACAAAAGTCTGGCCTAGCTAATTTGGACGGTTTGAAAGAAAAGAGTAGCATGAGGCTTACTGGTGGATTTAGAATTCCCCAGCATCAACTTGGTTGA
- the LOC115750030 gene encoding protein EMBRYONIC FLOWER 1 isoform X1, whose amino-acid sequence MESFTQIESISIDLLGVAGKSNTKCEHFSIRKYVSGMRQKESKLCWPFKLEKDTLEVPKDMLPPLDVPKFRWWKCQTCIPDICVDSTPAEKAIDDSGFKCKCESARTNLLSQSQTATVASDFQQITNVGIASTGKSNATILPQSNGNDVCAPLYSKEKKDKEDQTCTLISKEVGVSQGKGTDAHGIHVNAESVLNQSNGNRSLHLSMLDCGVHEVVGRASSSEIIQLGKQPSNPDSVKVANGSEYGGVGLIDGVDDAITVQEKKHPSEELDEQDCPSSDSGDLSEDYFHAKTVGLRRRRYRKIRLLTDLLGKDDNTHPDQTRKVNAPCLATCDESVKIGTASATNCPMAAPDNVKKVFKKRKRSLPFDPDSKPMDSMTPSQESGKEIVFKDGAGNSSAIAESQIEDSELARMDSQTVRKNHWAKHKEDAVIRATIKKKKKNHVTEDYFLYKSGQIGAKPADVMFSFGHETSADAAREMNSFLFPVSKNERSLLCKDKTEMSQENGGQVSVAPPSSNPNPSRGMFMRTDSGVMQASPPPFWFIPTSDASVENRSHVSSKSCLLPPKVDKAYATQFGVASSFHWLEGAREDSLMLRNREARQIEPKRPSRCGSDAFLNKGVHDVISKGSTHKIPKVQTEKQNHALNLENSFCYMKPQMQDISGTSNREKATKSHEFSATMKQYHDEKSVKASEQTTVDDIPMEIVELMAKNQYERSLDGAGKNKLLPRTSKSIDSGSSRIVKECRNRELNLSQKESIPKRQIHSGNPRSVVVGKDFRSPMQKFVQDSSCPITNYATVGHVEGTPNTARHVMFSQDQGKSAKVRVCVTDPSRQGTNLNGTLNEDISRNKPSDTNFEHLQAPSRTHIPQQGDEPVHLSSSMMPTHMPFVYTIPPDGGLHSNHMDVQSYRPKTPPKVDMSWSQDPRLFSFSATNLEKPSKDFHFDSFSRTCVENPYASRHKGIEVENGYDSFDFRSNETIPAMHLLSLMHAGPSSGQNIDLGGNDRFSKYPSFPRGYHSREIPGRALSLHKPSDLLKCSSSGYCPTNFLPGRYHEHSAVPIVSASASFVQPDKFLGGDDEGRVRLPLKVRDKGKRKFSDLAGPTGGSTFSNRYPGMSDRGNLCRKSGNFFGMPNPRNFSLHEENSGMAKIDTHNRSETTWPPRCSSKPGICTINRNPADFSMPEAGNIYTIGRNDLKFEKKFRFPQKSGLANLDGLKEKSSMRLTGGFRIPQHQLG is encoded by the exons ATGGAATCGTTCACCCAAATTGAATCAATATCAATAGATCTTCTTGGAGTTGCTGGAAAAAGTAATACTAAGTGTGAGCACTTCTCAATCCG TAAATATGTTTCTGGGATGCGGCAAAAAGAAAGTAAGCTATGTTGGCCGTTCAAATTGGAGAAAGACACCTTAGAAGTGCCAAAAGACATGCTTCCACCACTAGATGTTCCGAAATTCAGATGGTGGAAATGCCAAACTTGCATTCCGGATATATGCGTTGATTCCACTCCTGCTGAAAAAGCCATTGATGATTCTGGTTTTAAATGCAAATGCGAGAGTGCCAGAACCAATCTGTTGAGCCAAAGTCAAACTGCAACTGTTGCCTCTGATTTTCAGCAGATAACGAATGTAGGCATTGCCAGCACAGGAAAATCCAATGCTACTATTTTACCTCAAAGTAATGGCAATGACGTTTGTGCTCCATTATATTCTaaggagaaaaaagacaaagaagatcAGACTTGCACTCTAATCTCCAAAG AAGTTGGCGTCAGCCAGGGAAAGGGAACGGATGCACATGGCA TACATGTCAATGCTGAATCAGTACTTAACCAGTCAAACGGCAATCGGTCTCTTCATTTGTCCATGCTAGATTGTGGAGTTCATGAAGTTGTTGGCCGTGCAAGTTCTTCCGAAATCATTCAATTGGGGAAACAACCATCTAATCCCGATTCTGTGAAGGTGGCTAATGGCTCTGAGTATGGTGGGGTTGGATTGATTGATGGTGTGGATGATGCTATCACAGTTCAAGAGAAGAAACATCCTTCAGAAGAGCTAGATGAACAAGACTGCCCATCATCTGACAGTGGTGACCTCTCCGAGGattattttcatgctaaaaccgTTGGTTTACGTCGTAGAAGATATCGGAAAATACGTCTGCTAACCGACTTGTTGGGTAAGGATGACAATACGCATCCAGATCAAACCCGGAAAGTAAATGCTCCTTGTCTTGCTACATGCGATGAGTCTGTGAAGATAGGTACAGCATCTGCGACAAATTGTCCAATGGCGGCCCCTGACAATGTGAAAAAGGTTTttaagaaaaggaagaggagtTTGCCTTTTGATCCGGACAGCAAGCCGATGGATTCTATGACTCCTAGCCAGGAAAGCGGGAAAGAAATTGTCTTCAAAGATGGTGCTGGGAATTCCAGTGCTATTGCTGAGTCTCAAATTGAAGACAGTGAACTTGCTAGAATGGATTCACAAACTGTCAGAAAGAATCATTGGGCTAAACACAAGGAGGATGCAGTAATACGTGCAACcattaagaagaaaaagaagaaccatGTTACGGAAGATTATTTCCTCTATAAATCTGGACAGATCGGGGCCAAACCAGCTGATGTCATGTTTTCGTTTGGACATGAGACATCTGCAGATGCAGCCAGAGAAATGaactctttccttttccctgtGTCGAAGAATGAAAGAAGTTTGCTTTGCAAGGACAAGACAGAAATGTCTCAAGAAAATGGTGGCCAGGTTTCAGTGGCTCCTCCTAGCAGTAATCCCAATCCTTCAAGAGGTATGTTTATGAGGACAGACTCTGGAGTTATGCAAGCCAGTCCTCCACCTTTTTGGTTCATTCCCACCAGTGATGCTTCTGTAGAAAATAGATCCCATGTTTCTTCCAAAAGCTGTTTGCTTCCTCCCAAAGTTGACAAAGCATATGCCACTCAATTCGGTGTGGCTTCTTCATTCCATTGGCTGGAAGGTGCTCGAGAAGATTCTCTTATGCTCAGAAATAGGGAAGCCAGACAGATTGAGCCAAAGCGTCCTTCTAGATGTGGATCAGATGCTTTTTTGAATAAAGGAGTCCATGATGTCATTAGCAAGGGATCCACCCATAAGATTCCTAAAGTTCAGACTGAGAAGCAAAACCATGCCTTGAATTTAGAGAACTCATTTTGTTATATGAAGCCACAAATG CAGGATATTTCTGGGACAAGTAACAGAGAGAAAGCCACTAAATCTCATGAGTTCTCTGCAACTATGAAGCAATATCATGATGAAAAATCTGTTAAAGCTTCTGAGCAGACAACTGTAGATGACATACCAATGGAAATTGTTGAACTCATGGCAAAAAATCAATATGAAAGGTCTTTAGATGGTGCAGGAAAAAATAAACTCCTGCCAAGAACAAGTAAGTCAATAGATTCCGGGAGTTCAAGGATTGTGAAGGAATGTAGAAACAGGGAGCTGAACTTATCGCAAAAAGAAAGCATTCCGAAGAGGCAAATTCACTCTGGAAATCCCCGAAGTGTTGTTGTTGGAAAAGATTTCAGATCGCCCATGCAAAAGTTTGTTCAGGACTCTTCTTGCCCAATCACAAATTATGCAACTGTTGGCCATGTAGAAGGAACTCCTAATACTGCAAGGCATGTGATGTTTTCCCAGGACCAAGGAAAGTCAGCTAAGGTCCGAGTATGTGTTACGGATCCTTCGAGGCAGGGTACTAATTTGAACGGCACATTGAATGAGGATATTTCCAGAAACAAACCCTCTGATACTAATTTTGAGCATTTACAAGCACCTAGCAGAACCCATATTCCACAACAAGGTGACGAACCGGTTCATCTGTCGTCATCCATGATGCCAACCCACATGCCCTTTGTGTACACTATCCCCCCAGATGGGGGACTTCACTCTAATCATATGGATGTTCAATCATATCGCCCCAAAACCCCACCTAAGGTGGACATGAGCTGGAGTCAGGATCCAAGATTATTTAGCTTCAGTGCTACAAACCTTGAGAAGCCGAGTAAGGACTTTCATTTTGATTCTTTCAGCAGAACATGTGTGGAGAACCCGTATGCATCGAGACATAAGGGAATCGAGGTTGAAAATGGATATGACTCATTTGATTTTCGTTCTAATGAAACTATACCAGCTATGCATTTACTCAGTCTCATGCATGCGGGGCCTAGTTCTGGTCAAAACATTGATTTGGGTGGAAATGACAGGTTCTCGAAATATCCTTCCTTTCCACGTGGGTATCATTCGAGGGAAATTCCTGGGCGGGCATTGAGTCTACACAAGCCGTCCGATTTGttgaaatgctcttcttcaGGTTACTGTCCTACAAATTTTCTTCCAGGAAGATACCATGAACATTCTGCTGTTCCAATCGTGAGTGCATCTGCTTCCTTTGTTCAACCTGATAAATTTTTGGGGGGGGATGATGAAGGTAGAGTGCGTCTCCCTCTCAAGGTTCGTgataaaggaaagagaaaattttctgATCTAGCTGGACCGACTGGAGGCTCTACATTCTCTAACCGTTATCCAGGAATGAGTGACAGAGGCAATCTCTGTCGTAAATCAGGGAATTTCTTTGGCATGCCGAATCCTAGGAATTTCTCACTGCATGAAGAAAACTCTGGAATGGCCAAAATTGACACCCATAATAGAAGTGAAACCACTTGGCCTCCAAGATGCAGTTCTAAGCCGGGAATTTGCACGATTAATCGAAACCCTGCGGACTTTAGCATGCCAGAAGCAGGAAATATCTACACAATCGGACGTAAtgacctaaaatttgaaaagaaattccGATTTCCACAAAAGTCTGGCCTAGCTAATTTGGACGGTTTGAAAGAAAAGAGTAGCATGAGGCTTACTGGTGGATTTAGAATTCCCCAGCATCAACTTGGTTGA